The window AGTACGGACTGTAGAATGATAGAAAGGGCGTGGACATTGTTTGGTACGACGGATTGAATCATGCCGAGATGTTTGACAACGCCGAGGATTAGCTACCACTAGTGAAGCTGCTCCATGAATATTGTAAAGCAACTAAATAGAGTCCGTGACGAGCTTATAATAATAGAATATCTCCTCAAACAAAGAGAATAGACCTTATGCGACTGCTGAAGAACTCTACGTCTGCGACGTAAGTGTTGTTGGCGGAAGAATCACCATACTCTGGCCTGTAGTTAATGAATAAATGTCCCCGGATTCCTCTGTAATAAGCCGTTTGTTTGGATCCTCGTGATTGCCATTGTCTGGGGAGTCAACATCCACATCCTCCTCTCCGAGATCCACAGAGATGGCTTGCAAAACTTGCTCGTTGAAGTGAACATGTTTTATTTCCCTCCCACGCAAGGGGATTGTAAACTCGTTCTTGTTGAAAAATCTGCTTTCTGCTGATTTGAAACCGTTTGGGCTTGTATCCGAGCCCATAATCGCTGGCCCATAAAGCCAGGTCACATCGCAATCTTTCAACCTGGTAATGGTAAGCcgaaagaagaagcagagtTGGAGGGGGGATTGACCAATTAAGCTCCTCTGCCGGCAGGGTCTTTAAACCATCCTTAGCCTTCGTCCAAGCACGCCATGCGGCGTTTTCCAAGCGAGCTTTGTTGTCGTATTCGGATCCGTGAGACGCTAGATATCTCCAAGAGACCCAGATTTCTCTATCCTTCCATTCATGAGTGAGAAAGTCGACGTGAACGGATGGTTTCTCCTGTATAGCAGCCTCATCTTTGGCCAATCTCCTCGGGCCAGAGCCCATGCCATTATTGGCCTTGACTGATGCAAAATGTTTCATCAGACCGAGCTCCTCAAGTTGCTCAACCACAGACGTATGCCCATTTTCGAGGGCAAAGTCCGCCACACCCTTGCGGTAGTTGGCCGTCACGGCCCAGACGTCTGCTCCGCATTCCACTAACTTGCGAAGGGTGCTAGGGCTACCGAGTCTAGCGGCTTCGAGCAGGGGCGTGAGAGAAACACCTGTCCTCATTTCCGTGTCAAACCCTCCTTGGCGGTTGCAGAAGTCTATGGCCTCCTCCAAGTCAAAAGCACATGCCAGCCACACTGGATGGGCGGGGCTTCTGGTAGCTGAGTAACACCTTTCCAGCTCCAGTCCCGTGACTCCATCGAAAGCAGCGGTACGACACCAGACCTCGAATATCGAGGGCGACTCTAGATGAGTTCTAATAAAAGTGTCGAACAGCGGTTGAAAAGGGACCTTATAACGATTTTCTCCGCTTAGCCTGGCGTGCTCATGCCAGTACCGGTTCACGTACTTTTTCACTGATTCTTCGGAAAGGGGGTACGAGGAGATGCCTTTCCCCAAAAGCTTCTGGTTGGCGGCTATGCGAGTTGGAGCGAGGCTGGAGCATATGTGCAGCAAACTGTGGTGGGCCAAGGCTGCATGCCCCTTTGACGGGGTGAATGTCTCATCTCCACGGCCCTGGAAATGTTCGAAGAACTCGCGGACAGACAGATGGACAAAGCGGAAGACGTTGAGTGCTGGGTCAATCTCTACCAGATTTCCACAAATGTCCAACAGGTGCTGTGGTTTCAGCGGGATTACCGAGGCCCCGGTCACAAGGGAGATGAAGGCCGCGAATGTCTCCGTTTCTATCGCTTGTTGTCCATAGAGCAGCCATTGAAACACGCCGTTAGCAAGGAGTTCTGCACATGTCCCAGAGTCTTGGATGGCGCAGTAGATTGCGTAGTATGAGTTGTCAAGGGTTCGTGGGAGGCGGCCAAGCTGAGACTTGAGGTCCTGATCGAGTTTCGCACGCTTCAACGTCTCGAGCTGCAGGTCTACCCATCTGAACCTTCGATATGTCAGTAGTTTCAATGACTGATTACTCTTTATAAGCCACCTACATTCCCTCAGCCTTCTCTGATAAAACTGACGCAACATCTTGGCGAAGTCCCGGAAGTCCAGGGCCGTAGAGGTTCTCTCGAGAGTCCATGAGCGCACTGACTCTCTCATCAACGAATCGGTTGATATCCACAGAGTTGTGAGCGGCGCTGACTCTGATGTCTGACGTATCGGCTAGCGATGAGATTATATCAACATCGTCACGACTCGAGATAAAAATCTTGACCAGATTCGCAGACCTGTCTCTCACTTCCTTAAGCGAGACAAGAAGGTCCATCCGTTCATCCTCGTCGCATTCATCCAGGGCGTCGATAATGATCGTGAGTGAGGGGTAGATGTCC is drawn from Colletotrichum destructivum chromosome 6, complete sequence and contains these coding sequences:
- a CDS encoding Putative nitrogen regulatory protein areA, GATA — its product is MVDSISKDMWSRALETLAPDEKGRLKTFVDVDADGPDVLSDILQAAQQKKVEALKKRWRFTWHGHTYIVRDYLEKIIAWVERFKAVGDAAVQHDPTHAALPWACVRFFLQAAVDNVRAFGIMAENMSQVVNLIAQSAIVEDLYLGRNLKVARLLEQSLTRLYAGILRFLDRTANYYSNGTVKNLAKSALGDLEATQSLSDLVAVEQDEIERYMGIAEAEVRELAAAESEQAQSQHTTEMKKILLGLKSPICRIAADTSQLLKLSEEADRLAILRSLSTLPYPSHHQAAVRGRLDGSGEWLLHHQAFRSWRGSSSSTILWLHGIPGCGKTKLCSVVIDSIKAIKAESAELLAFFYCARDPREPMRGQCRAAVQSLLRQVVAMSPTRTVPRAVKAVYERIQSEGFEEREWSLGECKDTLIDVMDIYPSLTIIIDALDECDEDERMDLLVSLKEVRDRSANLVKIFISSRDDVDIISSLADTSDIRVSAAHNSVDINRFVDERVSALMDSRENLYGPGLPGLRQDVASVLSEKAEGMFRWVDLQLETLKRAKLDQDLKSQLGRLPRTLDNSYYAIYCAIQDSGTCAELLANGVFQWLLYGQQAIETETFAAFISLVTGASVIPLKPQHLLDICGNLVEIDPALNVFRFVHLSVREFFEHFQGRGDETFTPSKGHAALAHHSLLHICSSLAPTRIAANQKLLGKGISSYPLSEESVKKYVNRYWHEHARLSGENRYKVPFQPLFDTFIRTHLESPSIFEVWCRTAAFDGVTGLELERCYSATRSPAHPVWLACAFDLEEAIDFCNRQGGFDTEMRTGVSLTPLLEAARLGSPSTLRKLVECGADVWAVTANYRKGVADFALENGHTSVVEQLEELGLMKHFASVKANNGMGSGPRRLAKDEAAIQEKPSVHVDFLTHEWKDREIWVSWRYLASHGSEYDNKARLENAAWRAWTKAKDGLKTLPAEELNWLKDCDVTWLYGPAIMGSDTSPNGFKSAESRFFNKNEFTIPLRGREIKHVHFNEQVLQAISVDLGEEDVDVDSPDNGNHEDPNKRLITEESGDIYSLTTGQSMVILPPTTLTSQT